One Aspergillus oryzae RIB40 DNA, chromosome 2 genomic window carries:
- a CDS encoding uncharacterized protein (predicted protein) has protein sequence MSSDMSEELFTQVAAVKDLKPSLKIYVSVGGWTFSDNDTVTQPLFGEIAADATKRRTFANNTLKILNTYGFDGIDIDWEYPGAGDRRGKPRDTDNYVKLLAKLRSTFNASGRKLGISFTAPSSYWYLKWFDLPGLLKYAD, from the exons ATGAGCTCAGATATGTCAGAGGAACTGTTCACGCAGGTAGCCGCGGTCAAAGACTTGAAGCCATCACTCAAGATCTACGTTAGCGTGGGTGGTTGGACCTTCTCCGATAACGACACGGTAACTCAGCCGTTATTTGGCGAGATTGCGGCGGATGCAACGAAGCGTAGGACATTTGCAAATAATACGCTAAAGATTCTAAATACCTATGGATTTGATGGAATCGACATTGATTG GGAGTATCCTGGGGCGGGTGACCGACGTGGCAAGCCCAGAGATACAGATAACTATGTCAAATTGTTGGCCAAGTTAAGAAGCACATTCAATGCATCGGGCCGAAAGCTTGGCATAAGTTTTACAGCGCCTTCTTCGTACTGGTATCTGAAATGGTTCGACCTTCCAGGGTTGCTGAAGTACGCAGACTAG
- a CDS encoding cytochrome P450 (cytochrome P450 CYP2 subfamily), whose product MSLQTIAIAAIAVAYFIIRYLNRTDVPKIKGIPEIPGVPLFGNLLQLGDQHATVAGKWAKKFGPVFQVRMGNKRVVFANSFDSVRQLWIKDQAALISRPTFHSFHSVVSSSQGFTIGTSPWDESCKRRRKAAATALNRPAVQSYMPIIDLEATASIKELLKDSQNGTVDVNPTAYFQRFALNTSLTLNYGFRIEGNVDDELLKEIVDVERGVSNFRSTSNNWQDYIPLLRIIPKMNREAEEFRVRRDKYLTYLLDILKDRIAKGTDTPCITGNILKDPEAKLNEAEVKSICLTMVSAGLDTVPGNLIMGIAYLASEDGQRIQQKAYDEIMKVYPDGDAWEKCLVEEKVPYVSALVKETLRFWTVIPICLPRVNIKEIEFNGAKIPAGTTFFMNAWAADYDEDHFKMPEKFLPERYLEVSEGSGTPHYGYGAGSRMCAGSHLANRELYTAYIRLITAFTMHPAQNPADRPILDAIECNEIPTALTTEPKPFKVGFKPRDAPKLQQWIMESDERTKDL is encoded by the exons ATGTCGTTACAAACAATTGCGATCGCCGCTATCGCGGTGGCATACTTCATCATCCGCTATTTGAACCGCACGGATGTCCCGAAGATCAAAGGCATTCCAGAGATTCCCGGGGTTCCTCTCTTCGGAAATCTATTACAACTAGGTGACCAGCATGCGACGGTCGCGGGAAAATGGGCGAAGAAGTTCGGACCAGTTTTCCAGGTGCGCATGGGGAATAAG CGTGTGGTATTTGCCAACAGTTTCGACTCCGTGCGTCAGCTCTGGATCAAGGACCAAGCCGCGCTCATCTCTCGCCCGACTTTCCACTCTTTCCATAGCGTCGTTTCCAGCTCGCAGGGATTTACAATTGGTACATCCCCTTGGGATGAATCATGCAAGAGACGGCGCAAGGCAGCTGCAACGGCGCTCAATCGCCCGGCGGTGCAGTCGTATATGCCGATcattgatttggaagctACCGCCAGTATTAAGGAATTACTCAAGGATAGCCAAAATGGAACGGTGGATGTGAATCCTACTGCTTATTTCCAGCGCTTTGCGCTTAATACCAGTCTTACGCTGAACTACGGGTTCCGGATCGAGGGaaatgttgatgatgagctGCTCAAGGAAATCGTTGATGTCGAGCGTGGAGTGTCGAACTTCCGCAGTACAAGCAATAACTGGCAGGATTATATTCCCTTGCTCCGGATTATTCCTAAAATGAATCGCGAGGCTGAGGAATTCCGTGTCCGTCGGGATAAGTACTTGACGTATCTGTTGGATATCCTCAAGGACAGAATTGCCAAGGGAACAGACACGCCGTGCATTACTGGAAATATCTTGAAGGATCCGGAAGCGAAGCTTAATGAAG CTGAGGTGAAGTCTATTTGCTTGACGATGGTTTCCGCTGGTCTGGATACTGTTCCAGGTAACTTGATCATGGGTATCGCGTATCTGGCTTCCGAGGACGGTCAACGTATCCAACAGAAGGCCTATGACGAGATCATGAAGGTATATCCGGATGGTGATGCATGGGAAAAGTGCTTGGTCGAGGAGAAGGTTCCATACGTATCGGCTTTGGTCAAGGAAACTCTGCGATTCTGGACTGTCATTCCGATTTGTCTGCCACGGGTAAACATCAAGGAAATAGAGTTCAACGGGGCCAAAATCCCTGCTGGGACTACCTTCTTCATG AACGCCTGGGCTGCCGACTACGACGAGGACCATTTCAAGATGCCCGAAAAGTTCCTCCCTGAGCGGTATCTCGAAGTCTCCGAAGGCTCTGGCACCCCCCACTACGGATATGGAGCCGGCTCACGGATGTGTGCGGGGTCCCACCTTGCCAATCGCGAGCTTTACACGGCCTACATCCGACTGATCACTGCTTTCACAATGCATCCGGCACAGAACCCGGCGGATCGCCCCATCCTGGATGCGATCGAGTGCAATGAAATCCCTACGGCTCTGACCACGGAGCCAAAACCATTTAAGGTCGGTTTCAAGCCGCGGGATGCTCCGAAGCTTCAGCAATGGATCATGGAGAGCGATGAGCGGACGAAGGATCTGTAG
- a CDS encoding LysM peptidoglycan-binding domain-containing protein (predicted protein) has product MSLGYRPNMQSYSLITILGLASATLIIGQQFKRYSYPWYTLNLTQACFTAINSSVPSCPSLLATHTTGTGTVDILGEDALQSLSFKQHVRGRETSPGKYCDLILGEWRNQTNATNDNSSAHDCSDCILGPFKIQLESPIGYDDEWAEDFISLTSSCGATGYTYVAPTGYALNSSITSSGTATSTGTGSDAATPTSTHTCVTTYTVQANDTCHSIAKKHSVSTYNLMVANGITIFCSNLAAPGESICIPESCNSTTLLAGNSCAQMMCDWNVSMAQILAWNSIISSLCDNFHLFYGWEICRGPPGGAIEVPTGAPTTTSGPTATGVVYSTPAPVPTNAMAGYNHRCGKWYTVRNQPVLRALSVGLASSHVFANCTNLWDGYAYCVGVVGNVATYSGWTVTAAPTTSFTRPASTTETWTPGPTYILPHAPGTLQDCAVYRDAIDANNNPTKEWGLGTDFLDGLGSTTQPVHSIPTLIRSLLMTSYSGTPA; this is encoded by the exons ATGTCTCTGGGTTATCGGCCCAACATGCAGTCGTATTCTTTGATTACCATTCTAGGCCTTGCCAGTGCTACACTTATCATTGGTCAACAGTTTAAGCGGTACTCCTACCCATGGTACACTCTCAATCTGACGCAAGCATGCTTTACCGCCATTAACTCGAGTGTTCCTTCATGCCCTTCTCTATTAGCAACTCATACAACTGG CACCGGAACGGTAGACATACTGGGTGAGGATGCCCTTCAGTCTCTTTCGTTCAAGCAGCATGTACGGGGCAGGGAGAC ATCGCCAGGAAAGTACTGTGACTTGATCTTGGGGGAATGGCGAAACCAAACAAATGCAACGAACGACAACAGCTCAGCACATGACTGTTCTGATTGCATTCTTGGGCCGTTCAAAATACAACTAGAATCGCCGATAGGCTATGATGATGAGTGGGCAGAAGACTTTATCTCATTGACCTCTAGTTGTGGAGCTACTGGGTACACCTATGTAGCGCCTACAGGATACGCCTTGAATTCCTCTATTACATCGTCTGGCACGGCCACGAGCACCGGCACTGGGAGTGATGCTGCCACTCCAACCTCTACGCACACCTGTGTGACCACGTACACAGTACAGGCTAACGATACATGTCATTCGATTGCTAAAAAGCACAGTGTTTCTACATACAACCTCATGGTTGCCAATGGAATCACAATTTTCTGTTCAAACCTGGCTGCACCAGGAGAAAGTATTTGCATTCCGGAAAGCTGCAACTCGACAACCCTGTTGGCCGGGAATTCTTGCGCTCAAATGATGTGTGACTGGAACGTCAGCATGGCACAAATCCTAGCTTGGAATTCGATCATCAGCAGTTTGTGCGATAATTTCCATCTCTTTTACGGATGGGAAATCTGTAGGGG ACCCCCAGGTGGTGCTATAGAAGTGCCCACAGGCGCTCCAACGACTACATCTGGCCCTACTGCCACTGGTGTAGTCTACAGCACACCTGCGCCAGTTCCGACAAATGCTATGGCAGGTTACAATCACCGCTGCGGTAAATGGTATACGGTAAGAAATCAACCTGTTTTACGAGCTTTGTCAGTGGGCCTTGCCTCTAGCC ACGTCTTTGCCAACTGTACCAACCTGTGGGACGGATATGCCTACTGCGTTGGAGTCGTCGGCAACGTTGCTACCTACTCAGGATGGACTGTCACTGCAGCACCCACCACTAGCTTCACCAGACCTGCAAGTACAACGGAGACATGGACTCCAGGACCAACCTATATACTGCCGCATGCTCCGGGAACATTGCAAGACTGTGCAGTTTATAGAGATGCTATTGATGCAAACAATAATCCAACGAAGGAGTGGGGTCTCGGTACTGATTTCCTGGACGGGCTCGGATCAACTACACAGCCTGTTCATTCTATTCCCACCCTTATTCGGTCACTGTTGATGACTTCGTACAGTGGAACCCCAGCCTAG
- a CDS encoding uncharacterized protein (predicted protein), whose product MTYDLHGEWDRRNAIGYTAPDCPFTTGDTSGPCTHTSGYLAYYEIQDLLDKNPQITPAHGKEAAFLHFTYDKDQWISYDDKTTFKQKLDWARSVGLGGSLIWASDQG is encoded by the exons ATGACATATGACCTACATGGCGAGTGGGACAGACGAAATGCTAT TGGCTATACAGCTCCGGACTGTCCCTTTACCACAGGAGATACCTCCGGACCTTGTACTCATACCAGTGGTTACCTAGCATACTACGAGATACAGGATCTGCTGGATAAAAATCCTCAGATTACTCCTGCTCATGGCAAGGAGGCCGCATTTCTGCATTTCACATATGACAAGGACCAATGGATCTCGTACGACGACAAAACAACATTTAAGCAAAAGCTTGACTGGGCTAGAAGCGTCGGCCTTGGTGGTTCCTTGAT
- a CDS encoding Zn(II)2Cys6 transcription factor domain-containing protein (predicted protein) — translation MSAPADHDTSQVADNGDNRTIENDTESHDPRPRKRRKYIAKACNECKRRKIKCNGETPCQRCGRQRIGCVYAEGQRQEISGNEHGLDQLCEQMKAMQEQITALTTAVHTLTQGAAVPTSLSRPDQTCFSISSQRPFRRVSSAKELTFQGPTTSAFSFDLAKSSLQRRGIVERNDAGEDGDLTQEPSPMPSPSPTQVLHTRQGDPLWTIGKDEALRLCRVYEEEMGIMYPVLDLQELLNQVEILYGQVETEGWSEASVQHNGHMKVDDYDVHILR, via the exons ATGTCTGCCCCGGCGGATCATGACACAAGCCAGGTCGCAGACAACGGTGACAACCGTACGATAGAGAACGACACGGAATCACACGACCCCCGTCCGCGGAAAAGACGGAAATACATCGCAAAGGCATG TAACGAGTGCAAGCGGCGGAAAATCAAATGTAATGGAGAGACACCATGTCAAAGATGCGGAAGACAGCGGATTGGATGTGTGTACGCGGAAGGACAGCGACAAGAAATTAGCGGGAATGAACA CGGGTTGGATCAATTGTGCGAGCAGATGAAAGCCATGCAGGAGCAGATCACTGCTTTGACGACTGCCGTTCATACTCTGACTCAAGGTGCTGCTGTTCCGACGTCATTATCGCGACCGGACCAGACCTGCTTTTCTATTTCCTCACAGAGACCGTTTCGGCGTGTTTCATCGGCTAAGGAGTTGACTTTTCAGGGTCCCACGACCTCTGCGTTTAGTTTTGATCTTGCGAAATCGAGTCTTCAGCGGCGTGGGATTGTCGAGCGCAATGATGCTGGTGAGGATGGGGATTTGACCCAGGAGCCGTCGCCTATGCCATCGCCCTCACCCACTCAGGTGTTGCATACACGACAGGGTGATCCGCTGTGGACtattggaaaggatgaagcTCTTCGATTGTGTAGGGtgtatgaggaggagatggggATCATGTACCCTGTGTTGGACTTGCAGGAGCTCCTCAACCAGGTCGAGATCCTATATGGTCAAGTG